From Armatimonadota bacterium, a single genomic window includes:
- a CDS encoding glycosyltransferase, with the protein MIRVLFVLPNLQGGGAERVALDLVRHLDRRDFRPCFFLLKDEGQLRDSVPDDVPVRAGNPRRRLCEQLPWLLSAIMDEARRNDVVVGALELDATFAACAAARVARRPFVAWVHTVLDRFLEEKAGRLRAVATRLLYPRFPVVVVPSAAVGASLRRRARVSEGRIVEIPNLLDLDRVTRLAAEPVALDLNDAATVVAVGRLDFQKGFDLLLEAHARLRRRGIEHRLVIVGEGPNRRDLELKAATLGVADSVIFPGFLKNPYPLMQAARVFVLSSRFEGFGMALLEALALSVPVVSTDCGAGPREILADGRFGRLVPPEDPEALARAIEEALRENAGDEAARRSRMQRVLEFVPDRIVPRWEALFRQLVS; encoded by the coding sequence GTGATTCGGGTATTGTTTGTTCTCCCCAATCTCCAGGGTGGAGGGGCGGAGCGGGTTGCGCTGGATCTGGTCCGCCATCTTGACCGCCGAGACTTCCGTCCCTGTTTCTTTCTCCTCAAAGACGAGGGGCAGTTACGGGACAGTGTTCCTGATGATGTTCCGGTGCGCGCCGGGAATCCGCGACGCAGGCTGTGTGAGCAACTGCCGTGGCTGCTGAGCGCCATCATGGACGAAGCCCGGAGGAATGATGTGGTTGTGGGGGCCCTGGAGCTGGATGCCACTTTCGCGGCGTGTGCGGCAGCTCGAGTCGCACGGCGCCCCTTTGTGGCGTGGGTGCATACCGTTTTGGATCGGTTCCTAGAAGAAAAGGCCGGCCGTCTACGGGCGGTGGCGACAAGGCTCTTGTATCCAAGGTTTCCCGTGGTCGTTGTCCCGTCGGCCGCAGTAGGCGCCTCTTTGCGTCGACGCGCTCGCGTCTCCGAGGGACGCATTGTCGAGATTCCGAACCTTCTTGATCTGGATCGGGTGACAAGGCTTGCGGCCGAGCCCGTTGCGCTGGACCTAAATGACGCAGCAACAGTAGTGGCGGTCGGAAGACTCGACTTTCAGAAGGGATTCGACCTGCTGCTGGAGGCCCACGCGCGGCTTCGGCGCCGCGGCATAGAACATCGGCTTGTTATCGTTGGCGAAGGCCCGAACCGTCGGGACCTGGAGCTGAAGGCCGCAACGCTTGGAGTGGCAGACTCCGTAATCTTCCCGGGCTTCCTGAAAAACCCGTATCCGTTGATGCAAGCGGCCCGCGTCTTCGTCCTGTCATCACGCTTTGAGGGATTCGGGATGGCTTTGCTTGAGGCCCTGGCCCTGAGTGTCCCCGTTGTGTCCACCGATTGCGGGGCGGGACCCCGCGAGATCCTGGCAGATGGGCGTTTCGGGCGTCTGGTTCCCCCCGAGGATCCCGAGGCGCTGGCCAGGGCCATCGAAGAAGCGCTACGCGAAAATGCCGGCGATGAGGCCGCCCGAAGGAGCCGGATGCAGCGGGTTCTGGAGTTCGTCCCCGATCGCATTGTGCCGCGATGGGAAGCCCTCTTTCGGCAGCTCGTATCGTGA
- a CDS encoding glycosyltransferase, giving the protein MKFSLILATVERTREVARFLASLEGQTYPHFEVVVVDQNDDDRVDRLIASHEMHYAIRRLRASRGLSRARNQGIAVATGDVLAFPDDDCWYPPELLVRVVGHLESGTWQGVAGRAVDSVHRPSGGMRWDQTSGLLAPGNVWRRATSYTIFLQRVVVERVGGFDESLGIGSGTRWGSGEETDYLLRAMAAGFRIFYDPALYVYHEQPVRNSAALGFSYGMGMGRVLRKHHYPPWFVFQQVSRAVIGAVAAAAAGRRDDARFRWAVARGRVLGWLR; this is encoded by the coding sequence GTGAAGTTTTCTCTCATTCTTGCCACAGTCGAACGAACGAGAGAGGTTGCGCGGTTCCTCGCGTCGCTGGAGGGTCAAACCTATCCTCATTTCGAGGTGGTGGTCGTCGACCAGAACGACGACGATCGAGTTGATCGGCTCATTGCTTCACACGAGATGCACTATGCTATCAGGCGGCTTCGCGCCTCTCGGGGTCTATCGCGGGCACGCAACCAGGGCATTGCCGTGGCTACTGGAGATGTTCTGGCTTTCCCCGACGACGATTGCTGGTATCCTCCGGAGTTGTTGGTCCGTGTGGTCGGACATCTGGAGAGCGGAACATGGCAGGGCGTCGCTGGCCGTGCCGTGGATAGCGTTCACCGCCCGTCCGGCGGCATGAGGTGGGATCAGACTTCTGGCCTTCTTGCGCCCGGCAATGTCTGGCGTCGAGCCACCTCTTACACGATCTTTCTTCAGCGTGTGGTTGTGGAAAGGGTAGGGGGATTCGATGAGAGCCTGGGGATCGGGTCTGGCACTCGGTGGGGCTCCGGAGAGGAGACCGACTACCTCCTGCGCGCAATGGCCGCCGGCTTTCGCATCTTTTACGATCCGGCCCTCTACGTCTACCATGAGCAGCCGGTGCGCAACAGTGCAGCCCTTGGGTTCTCCTATGGGATGGGCATGGGACGAGTGCTACGGAAGCACCACTATCCTCCGTGGTTTGTCTTTCAGCAGGTCTCCCGCGCAGTCATTGGGGCCGTCGCAGCTGCTGCGGCAGGCCGCCGTGATGATGCTCGATTTCGTTGGGCGGTCGCCCGGGGGCGAGTGCTCGGCTGGCTGAGGTAG
- a CDS encoding glycosyltransferase family 1 protein: MAATSSVLVDARWLGPHGIGRFAAELLARFPRVDLLRNGLRPNNPVDSLVLSWVLRRRRSGVFFSPGYNSPLDSPVPFVFTIHDLIHIRFPEEITATKKAYYWTFVRPAVRRAACVLTVSEFSRREIHDWAGDDSARVVVVPPAASAAFTPEGERREPGYPYLLYVGNRKPHKNLKRCFQAIAQASLPHEMRLVMSGTADAVTAAEARRAGIAERLVFAGWVDDAGLATWYRGAVALVIPSLYEGFGLPALEAMASGTAVVASGTTALPEVVGDAAVMVDPFDVSSIAAGIERVVHDPDLRDELRRRGLTRAALFDWNRTARRVWEILSRAGEESI; this comes from the coding sequence ATGGCCGCGACATCATCGGTTCTGGTCGACGCGAGGTGGCTGGGACCGCACGGCATCGGGCGCTTTGCCGCTGAACTGCTGGCTCGGTTCCCTCGTGTCGACCTTCTGCGGAATGGGTTGCGGCCGAACAACCCCGTAGACTCCCTCGTGCTGTCGTGGGTCCTCCGCCGACGGCGATCAGGAGTGTTCTTCAGTCCCGGATACAACTCTCCTTTGGACTCGCCTGTACCGTTTGTCTTCACCATTCATGATCTCATCCACATACGTTTCCCCGAGGAGATCACCGCGACGAAGAAGGCCTACTACTGGACCTTCGTGCGGCCCGCGGTGCGACGTGCGGCGTGCGTGCTCACCGTGTCGGAATTTTCGAGGCGAGAGATCCACGATTGGGCCGGAGACGATTCGGCGCGAGTGGTCGTTGTGCCACCGGCTGCATCGGCCGCGTTTACGCCAGAGGGCGAGCGTCGGGAGCCCGGCTATCCATATCTGCTCTACGTTGGCAATCGGAAGCCGCACAAGAATTTGAAACGCTGCTTTCAGGCCATCGCGCAGGCGTCCCTTCCGCATGAGATGAGGCTGGTGATGAGCGGAACGGCCGATGCTGTTACTGCAGCCGAAGCGCGGCGGGCTGGCATCGCGGAACGGTTGGTGTTTGCCGGATGGGTAGACGATGCCGGGCTGGCCACCTGGTACAGGGGCGCGGTAGCTCTCGTGATCCCTTCTCTTTATGAGGGCTTTGGGCTTCCAGCCCTTGAGGCCATGGCGTCGGGGACGGCGGTGGTGGCTTCCGGGACGACGGCGCTGCCGGAGGTCGTGGGCGACGCCGCGGTGATGGTTGATCCCTTCGATGTAAGCTCCATCGCGGCGGGCATCGAGCGCGTCGTCCACGACCCAGATCTGCGTGACGAGTTGAGGCGCCGCGGTTTGACGCGTGCCGCGCTGTTCGACTGGAATCGCACCGCCCGTCGCGTATGGGAGATCCTGTCGAGGGCAGGCGAGGAGAGTATCTGA
- a CDS encoding sugar transferase — MLTESRRRQLRVLLAVVLDAGMIVAAFSLAYLLRFRWEIIPALDEPPAAPYFVVLTPLLPTWLLIFAAYGLYREQIQPFFDEALKVASAVAMGMMVLLAGSFFYRDFSYSRLWMLLAWALSTGLMLGARGTLRVGLRALRARGIDVRRVLIVGAGPEGVALARALRERPELGQQPVAFLDDRARSEVAGLPVAGSPGEVLRAVRRFGAHRVVIARPQEAREETMRVAALCQEAGVPFAIVPDLYTLAATGAAVEVVGRLPLLSLQGSPLGGWGKHLKDALDVVGALIGLVLTLPVFVLCALAVVVDSPGPVFYRQRRIGKGGVPFTAWKFRTMIRDAEAVLAQDERLRRQFERSFKLVDDPRVTRVGRFLRRTGLDELPQLLNVLRGEMSLVGPRPIVEEELAKYGPWERRLLCVKPGLTGLWQVLRHDEPDYAQRVRLDMYYIDHWSLGLDLQILFRTVPSVIAGRGAY; from the coding sequence ATGCTGACGGAGAGCCGGCGCAGACAACTGCGGGTGCTGCTGGCGGTCGTGCTCGACGCGGGGATGATCGTGGCCGCGTTCTCGCTGGCCTACCTGCTGCGGTTCCGCTGGGAGATCATCCCCGCCCTGGACGAGCCGCCGGCCGCGCCGTACTTCGTCGTGCTCACCCCCCTGCTGCCGACCTGGCTGCTGATCTTCGCCGCCTACGGGCTGTACCGGGAGCAGATCCAGCCATTCTTCGACGAGGCCCTCAAGGTGGCCAGCGCCGTGGCCATGGGGATGATGGTGCTGCTGGCCGGCTCCTTCTTCTACCGCGACTTCTCCTACTCTCGGCTGTGGATGCTGCTGGCGTGGGCCCTGAGCACCGGGCTGATGCTGGGCGCCCGCGGCACGCTGCGGGTGGGGCTGCGCGCCTTGCGCGCCCGCGGCATCGACGTCCGGCGGGTGCTGATCGTCGGGGCCGGACCGGAAGGGGTCGCGCTGGCCCGGGCCCTGCGCGAGCGTCCGGAGCTGGGCCAGCAGCCGGTGGCGTTCCTCGACGACCGCGCCCGATCCGAGGTCGCCGGGCTGCCGGTGGCCGGTTCTCCCGGGGAGGTGCTGCGGGCGGTGCGGCGGTTCGGGGCGCACCGGGTGGTGATCGCCCGGCCGCAGGAGGCGCGGGAGGAGACGATGCGGGTGGCCGCCCTGTGTCAGGAGGCGGGGGTGCCCTTCGCCATCGTGCCGGACCTGTATACCCTGGCCGCCACCGGCGCCGCGGTCGAGGTCGTCGGCCGCCTGCCGCTGCTGAGTCTGCAGGGCAGTCCGCTCGGGGGATGGGGGAAGCACCTCAAAGACGCTCTCGATGTCGTCGGCGCGCTGATCGGGCTGGTCCTGACGCTCCCCGTGTTCGTCCTCTGCGCCCTGGCCGTCGTCGTGGACAGCCCGGGACCGGTTTTCTACCGCCAGCGGCGCATCGGCAAGGGCGGGGTGCCCTTCACCGCCTGGAAGTTCCGCACGATGATCCGGGATGCGGAGGCCGTGCTGGCGCAGGACGAGCGGCTGCGGCGGCAATTTGAGCGCTCCTTCAAGCTGGTGGACGATCCGCGAGTGACGCGGGTGGGCCGCTTCCTGCGGCGGACCGGCCTGGACGAGCTGCCGCAGCTGCTCAACGTCCTGCGGGGCGAGATGAGCCTGGTCGGTCCGCGGCCGATCGTGGAGGAGGAACTGGCCAAGTACGGCCCCTGGGAGCGGCGCCTCCTGTGCGTCAAGCCGGGGCTGACGGGGCTGTGGCAGGTGCTCCGCCACGACGAGCCGGACTACGCCCAGCGCGTGCGGCTGGACATGTACTACATCGACCACTGGTCGCTGGGACTGGACCTGCAGATCCTGTTTCGCACCGTGCCGTCGGTCATCGCTGGCCGCGGCGCCTACTGA
- a CDS encoding retroviral-like aspartic protease family protein encodes MGVFRQVIEIGPSPAGPFRPVEAVVDTGASYTQVPRSVLDSVGLSATEQAEFTLAGGRTVRRGIAEAYVRLGGKVRATLCIVGEDGAQALLGAYTLEGFGLTADPVNKRLVPTTLYLL; translated from the coding sequence ATGGGGGTCTTCAGGCAGGTCATTGAGATCGGCCCTTCGCCCGCCGGTCCGTTCCGGCCCGTCGAAGCGGTGGTGGACACGGGCGCATCCTACACCCAGGTGCCGCGCTCGGTTCTGGACAGCGTCGGTCTCAGCGCCACAGAGCAGGCCGAGTTCACGCTGGCCGGCGGGCGCACCGTCAGGCGAGGCATCGCCGAGGCCTACGTGCGCCTGGGCGGAAAGGTGCGCGCGACCCTGTGCATCGTAGGCGAGGACGGCGCCCAGGCGCTGCTCGGCGCCTACACCCTGGAAGGCTTCGGGCTTACCGCGGACCCGGTCAACAAACGGCTGGTCCCCACCACCCTGTACCTGCTGTGA
- a CDS encoding glycosyltransferase, with protein sequence MSEPSRAVSDPGRRVQGLRVALVHDWLITLGGSDRVLLALHEVFPDAPVYTFLADPARLPAPFACLPVRTSWLQRLPGATSRHRWLVPLMPLAARTFDLRGVQVVLSSSHACAKGVLVPPRAVHICYCHTPMRYAWELRGTYLQAMPPVIRPLAAAALGWLRRWDHATSARVHHFIANSRHVAARIRAHYGREATVIYPPVDTAFFTPGERRTGEEYFLTVGRLVPYKRIDLAVEAFTRARRPLVVVGDGPEAPRLRALAGPTVRFVGEVSDDVLRDYYRGCRAVVFPGVEDFGLVPVEAQACGRPVIAYAEGGALESVVEGETGLFFRLPTPEALFGAVQAFERRRFDPGVIRRHAERFSVPRFQAEIASFVGQVWWSTSRA encoded by the coding sequence GTGTCCGAGCCTTCCCGCGCCGTGTCGGATCCGGGACGCAGGGTGCAGGGGCTGCGCGTGGCCCTGGTCCACGACTGGCTGATCACCCTGGGGGGGTCCGACCGCGTCCTGCTGGCCCTCCACGAGGTGTTCCCCGACGCCCCCGTCTACACGTTCCTGGCCGATCCGGCCCGGCTGCCGGCACCCTTCGCTTGCCTTCCGGTGCGGACGTCCTGGCTGCAGCGCCTGCCCGGCGCCACCTCCCGCCACCGCTGGCTCGTGCCCCTGATGCCGCTGGCGGCGCGTACCTTCGACCTGCGGGGGGTGCAGGTCGTGCTGAGCAGCAGCCACGCCTGCGCCAAGGGCGTCCTGGTCCCGCCGAGGGCGGTGCACATCTGCTACTGCCACACACCGATGCGGTACGCCTGGGAGTTGAGAGGAACGTATCTGCAGGCGATGCCCCCGGTCATCCGCCCCCTCGCCGCGGCGGCGCTGGGCTGGCTACGCCGGTGGGATCACGCCACCTCGGCTCGGGTCCATCACTTTATTGCCAACTCCCGCCACGTCGCCGCGCGCATCCGGGCGCACTACGGCCGCGAAGCGACGGTGATCTATCCGCCGGTGGATACCGCGTTCTTCACGCCCGGGGAGAGGCGGACGGGCGAAGAATACTTCCTGACCGTCGGCCGGCTTGTGCCCTACAAGCGCATCGACCTCGCCGTGGAGGCGTTCACCCGGGCGCGCCGGCCCCTCGTCGTGGTGGGCGACGGCCCGGAGGCGCCGCGCCTGCGCGCGCTGGCCGGCCCCACGGTCCGGTTCGTCGGGGAGGTCTCCGACGACGTCCTCCGCGACTACTACCGCGGGTGCCGGGCCGTGGTCTTCCCCGGCGTCGAGGACTTCGGTCTTGTGCCGGTCGAGGCGCAGGCCTGCGGCCGGCCCGTCATCGCCTACGCCGAAGGCGGGGCGCTGGAGAGCGTGGTGGAGGGGGAGACCGGGCTGTTCTTCCGCCTGCCGACTCCCGAGGCGCTGTTCGGCGCCGTGCAGGCCTTCGAGCGCCGGCGCTTCGATCCCGGCGTGATCCGCCGGCACGCCGAGCGCTTTTCGGTCCCCCGATTTCAGGCGGAGATCGCTTCTTTCGTGGGGCAGGTCTGGTGGTCCACGTCGAGAGCCTGA
- a CDS encoding MoxR family ATPase yields the protein MVHVESLIRNLERVIVGKRAALELVAAALLAGGHVLLQDVPGVGKTMLGRALARSIGGTFRRIQATPDLLPADITGGMVYDASRGEFRFVAGPIFAHVVLADELNRATPRTQAAFLEAMDEGHVTIEGTAHPLPQPFFLIATLNPLEHHGTYPLPEGQLDRFLVATQLGYPSPAEEVEVVARQQRGHPVETLRPVVDPAGILRWQAAVREVFVDRILVEYAVEIVAATRTHPDVVLGASPRASLGLIRLAQARAYLQDRPFVLPDDIKALAVPVLAHRLQVRGVSGTAARGVAAAAVEQVLRSVAVPVITR from the coding sequence GTGGTCCACGTCGAGAGCCTGATCCGCAACCTGGAACGCGTCATCGTCGGCAAGCGAGCCGCCCTGGAGCTGGTGGCGGCCGCGCTGCTGGCCGGCGGGCACGTGCTGCTGCAGGACGTTCCCGGGGTGGGGAAGACGATGCTGGGCCGGGCGCTGGCCCGCTCCATCGGCGGGACCTTCCGACGGATTCAGGCCACCCCCGACCTGCTGCCGGCCGACATCACCGGGGGAATGGTCTACGACGCGTCGCGCGGCGAGTTCCGGTTCGTGGCCGGTCCGATCTTCGCCCACGTCGTCCTGGCGGATGAACTCAACCGGGCCACGCCGCGGACTCAGGCCGCCTTTCTGGAGGCGATGGACGAAGGCCACGTCACGATCGAAGGCACCGCGCACCCGCTGCCGCAGCCGTTCTTCCTGATCGCCACGTTGAACCCGCTGGAGCACCACGGCACCTACCCGTTGCCCGAAGGGCAGCTGGACCGGTTCCTGGTGGCGACGCAGCTGGGCTACCCCTCGCCGGCGGAGGAGGTGGAGGTTGTCGCCCGCCAGCAGCGCGGCCATCCCGTGGAGACCCTGCGCCCCGTGGTGGACCCCGCCGGCATCCTGCGCTGGCAGGCCGCGGTGCGCGAGGTCTTCGTGGACCGCATTCTCGTGGAGTACGCGGTCGAGATCGTCGCCGCCACGCGCACCCATCCGGACGTGGTGCTGGGGGCCAGCCCGCGGGCCTCGTTGGGCCTGATCCGGCTGGCGCAGGCGCGGGCGTATCTCCAGGACCGTCCCTTCGTCCTGCCGGACGACATCAAGGCGCTGGCCGTCCCCGTCCTGGCCCACCGCCTGCAGGTCCGCGGCGTTTCGGGAACGGCGGCCCGGGGAGTGGCCGCCGCGGCGGTCGAACAGGTCCTCCGTTCGGTCGCCGTTCCGGTGATCACGAGGTAG
- a CDS encoding DUF58 domain-containing protein has product MPTRDAAAYAVLTLLLLFVAVNLQAGWVYAVDALLIGFGLAGWLSAVLAVRPLPVRRALPAEVGEGDRVIVQLAVGPTRLPRFLLHLRDEVPGLDPGEVFLSLVRGPVSAAYETVARRRGIHRTRKIELRSVGLTGLFRASGRADCPGVITVLPRYAVLRRFPLPGRRGLELHPYLKPSRTGMEVAGVREFREGDDPSHIHWRSTARRGTLVVREFERDVEPGAVLVIDTRPAACGAEGFEALVRAAASVAHLIGRTGQPVRILTDGPDGPIAVGWTEALRFLAAVEQRGSRTPAELCATLPAGTPAVVFTGDAEAVTPLAARGHPLVAVLAGAPSGGLLLAALGVPVRLLREGEEVGTCLDS; this is encoded by the coding sequence ATGCCGACCCGCGACGCCGCGGCCTACGCCGTCCTGACCCTGCTGTTGCTCTTCGTCGCCGTGAACCTGCAGGCGGGATGGGTCTACGCCGTCGACGCCCTGCTCATCGGGTTCGGCCTGGCCGGGTGGCTGAGCGCCGTCCTGGCTGTGCGGCCGCTGCCCGTGCGCCGCGCCCTCCCGGCGGAGGTGGGGGAGGGCGACCGCGTCATCGTCCAGCTGGCCGTCGGCCCGACGCGCCTGCCCCGCTTCTTGCTGCACCTGCGGGATGAGGTTCCGGGGCTGGATCCCGGCGAGGTGTTCCTGTCCCTCGTCCGCGGTCCGGTGAGCGCCGCCTACGAGACCGTGGCCAGGCGCCGGGGCATCCACCGCACGCGGAAGATCGAGCTGCGTTCTGTGGGCCTCACCGGGCTCTTCAGGGCCTCCGGACGGGCGGACTGCCCGGGAGTGATCACCGTCCTGCCGCGGTACGCCGTCCTCCGGCGCTTCCCCCTGCCGGGGCGGCGGGGGCTGGAGCTGCACCCATACTTGAAGCCGTCGCGGACGGGGATGGAGGTTGCGGGGGTACGGGAGTTCCGCGAGGGCGACGATCCGTCGCACATCCACTGGCGCAGCACGGCCCGGCGGGGGACGCTGGTGGTCCGCGAGTTCGAGCGGGACGTGGAGCCGGGGGCCGTGCTGGTGATCGACACCCGGCCGGCGGCCTGCGGGGCGGAGGGGTTCGAAGCGCTGGTGCGCGCCGCGGCCTCCGTCGCCCACCTCATCGGCCGCACAGGGCAGCCGGTGCGAATCCTGACCGACGGCCCCGACGGGCCGATCGCCGTGGGATGGACGGAGGCGCTGCGCTTTCTGGCCGCGGTGGAGCAACGCGGATCCCGGACGCCGGCCGAGCTGTGCGCGACGCTGCCTGCGGGGACGCCCGCAGTCGTCTTCACCGGCGACGCCGAGGCGGTGACGCCGCTGGCCGCCCGCGGCCATCCCCTGGTGGCGGTCCTGGCCGGCGCGCCCTCCGGCGGCCTGCTGCTGGCGGCGCTGGGCGTTCCGGTGCGGCTCCTGCGCGAGGGGGAGGAGGTGGGGACGTGCCTCGATTCCTGA
- a CDS encoding transglutaminaseTgpA domain-containing protein, which yields MPRFLRPPPPPEDSVLVRTLVLLAVLIAVLAVGIFEEFTVRAGLSAAAITGGFATSHLLRRRRRLWLKAAITALVFVAARDFFSALIANPYDPRVALVNLFLWLQALHSFDLPARKDLKYSLASAVVLVAVAAVYARDAAFGVLLLPFAAASSAAMVSMTVPAGALHPGHLGRAAMALALAALVVSAVLFAAIPRGAGLRVRWLPVSPRLSLLARLQARIINPMYPDPGGAADPTRPPPVFNPQGYVGFSSAVDLRLRGVLDETVVMRVRSTRPALWRGLAFDEYTGVGWRMADQTVQEFISEDPRIVPRLTADEPWPADSEQVIQTFYVEAPQPNVFFAAYRPFEVYVPTGSVGVDRYAGLRSPAALEEGTIYSVISRVPRPAPGLLRRRRGDLPPAIRDRYLQLPAVPERVRALAAALTAAHDTVYDKTVAVNRYLVRHYTYNLQAPPLPHGADAVDYFLFESKQGACEAFASAMTVLLRAAGIPARLVTGYATGTYNLFTGYYEVRNADAHAWVEVYLPGAGWIEFEPTPGFPTPEEVSARTEGRWLARDAAVWAAAATQRLLAGLPGLALRLPPSGVLLGVLATLAVSLVLFRWRVGAIRPRDGVRAAYAAMLRALRRRGVVRHPHLTPRELLGAVPSGARDAAGEVTALFERVAYGGAAVTADDARRAAEALARTIAELQGRRR from the coding sequence GTGCCTCGATTCCTGAGGCCGCCTCCACCGCCGGAAGACTCGGTCCTGGTCCGGACCCTGGTGCTGCTGGCCGTTCTCATCGCCGTGCTGGCGGTGGGGATCTTTGAGGAGTTTACCGTGCGCGCGGGTCTCTCCGCGGCGGCGATCACCGGAGGGTTTGCGACCAGCCACCTCCTCCGCCGGCGCCGGAGGCTGTGGCTGAAGGCGGCGATCACCGCCCTGGTGTTCGTCGCCGCGCGCGACTTCTTCTCGGCGCTGATCGCCAACCCCTACGATCCCCGCGTGGCGCTGGTGAACCTGTTCCTGTGGCTGCAGGCGCTGCACAGTTTCGACCTGCCGGCGCGCAAGGACCTGAAGTACTCGCTGGCCAGCGCGGTGGTGCTGGTTGCGGTAGCGGCGGTCTATGCCCGCGACGCCGCCTTCGGAGTGCTTCTGCTGCCCTTCGCCGCGGCCTCGAGCGCGGCCATGGTCTCGATGACGGTCCCGGCGGGCGCCCTGCACCCCGGCCACCTCGGTCGGGCCGCCATGGCCCTGGCGCTGGCCGCCCTCGTGGTGAGCGCCGTTCTGTTCGCGGCGATCCCGCGGGGCGCGGGACTCCGCGTGCGCTGGCTGCCCGTTTCGCCCCGGCTCTCTCTGCTGGCACGGCTGCAGGCGCGGATCATCAACCCCATGTATCCTGATCCCGGTGGAGCCGCCGACCCCACCCGCCCCCCTCCGGTGTTCAACCCGCAGGGATATGTGGGGTTCTCCTCGGCCGTCGACCTCCGTCTGCGCGGCGTGCTGGACGAGACGGTGGTGATGCGCGTCCGCAGCACGCGGCCGGCACTGTGGCGGGGGCTGGCTTTCGATGAGTACACGGGCGTCGGCTGGCGCATGGCCGACCAGACCGTGCAGGAGTTCATCTCCGAGGACCCGCGGATCGTGCCTCGGTTGACGGCCGACGAGCCGTGGCCCGCCGACAGCGAGCAGGTGATCCAGACCTTCTACGTCGAGGCGCCCCAGCCCAACGTCTTCTTCGCCGCCTACCGTCCCTTCGAGGTGTACGTGCCGACAGGGAGTGTGGGCGTGGACCGCTACGCCGGACTGCGCAGCCCCGCGGCGCTGGAGGAAGGGACCATCTACAGCGTGATCAGCCGCGTCCCGCGCCCGGCGCCGGGGCTGCTCCGGCGCCGCCGCGGCGACCTCCCGCCGGCGATCCGCGACCGGTACCTGCAGCTGCCGGCGGTGCCGGAGCGGGTGCGCGCGCTGGCGGCGGCGCTGACCGCAGCGCACGACACCGTCTACGACAAGACCGTCGCCGTCAACCGCTACCTGGTGCGCCACTACACCTACAATCTTCAGGCCCCGCCGCTGCCGCATGGGGCCGACGCGGTGGATTACTTCCTGTTCGAATCGAAACAGGGCGCCTGCGAGGCGTTTGCCAGCGCCATGACCGTCCTGCTGCGCGCGGCGGGGATCCCCGCGCGGCTGGTCACCGGGTACGCCACGGGCACCTACAACCTCTTCACCGGGTACTACGAGGTCCGCAACGCGGACGCCCACGCCTGGGTGGAGGTGTACCTGCCGGGCGCGGGATGGATCGAGTTCGAGCCGACGCCGGGCTTTCCAACGCCTGAGGAGGTGTCGGCCCGGACGGAAGGTCGGTGGCTGGCCCGGGACGCCGCGGTGTGGGCCGCTGCGGCGACGCAGCGGCTGCTGGCCGGGCTGCCCGGCCTGGCCCTCCGGCTGCCGCCATCGGGTGTCCTGCTCGGCGTGCTGGCAACGCTGGCGGTTTCCCTGGTCCTCTTCCGCTGGCGTGTCGGCGCCATCCGTCCCCGAGACGGGGTCAGGGCGGCCTACGCCGCGATGCTCCGGGCCCTGCGGCGGCGGGGCGTCGTGCGTCACCCTCACCTGACGCCGCGTGAACTCCTCGGGGCCGTCCCCTCCGGGGCACGGGACGCCGCGGGCGAGGTGACGGCCCTCTTCGAGCGCGTCGCCTACGGCGGCGCGGCCGTGACGGCCGACGACGCGCGCCGGGCGGCCGAGGCGCTCGCCCGGACCATTGCCGAGCTGCAGGGACGACGGCGGTGA
- a CDS encoding prepilin peptidase, with product MIPTMIPHGFAAVLIFALGAALGSFLNVVIYRLPRRRSLVSPRSQCPSCGTPIAARDNIPLLSFLLLRGRCRYCRRPIGWRYPLVELLTAVLLTLLWLREGPTLQFAAAAVFVLLLIPIFFIDLEHRIVPNALSYPGIVLGLLLAVPQGRFADALFAGAGAGAVFLLIAILSRGGMGGGDIKLAVVMGAFLGWPAIAFALLVAFTTGALVGVVLLATGRRGRRDPIPFGPFLALGAVVAWLTASTVIAWYLR from the coding sequence GTGATCCCGACAATGATCCCGCATGGGTTCGCCGCGGTCCTGATCTTCGCGCTCGGCGCCGCCCTCGGCAGTTTCCTCAACGTGGTGATCTACCGTCTCCCGCGCCGCCGCTCGCTGGTCTCCCCGCGCTCGCAGTGTCCGTCCTGCGGGACGCCCATCGCGGCGCGGGACAACATCCCGCTGCTGAGCTTCCTGCTGCTGCGCGGGCGTTGCCGCTATTGCCGCCGGCCCATCGGCTGGCGCTATCCGCTCGTCGAGCTGCTCACCGCCGTGCTGCTGACCCTGCTGTGGTTGCGCGAAGGTCCCACGCTCCAGTTCGCCGCGGCGGCCGTCTTCGTGCTCCTGCTGATCCCCATCTTCTTCATCGATCTCGAGCACCGCATCGTGCCCAATGCCCTCAGTTATCCGGGGATCGTCCTCGGACTGCTGCTGGCCGTCCCGCAGGGCCGCTTTGCGGACGCGCTCTTCGCCGGCGCCGGCGCCGGCGCGGTGTTCCTGCTCATCGCCATCCTCAGCCGGGGGGGCATGGGCGGAGGAGACATCAAGTTGGCCGTGGTGATGGGAGCGTTCCTGGGATGGCCGGCGATCGCCTTCGCCCTCCTCGTAGCCTTCACCACCGGCGCTTTGGTTGGGGTGGTGCTCCTGGCCACGGGCCGGCGCGGACGGCGGGATCCCATCCCCTTCGGCCCCTTCCTGGCGCTGGGGGCGGTCGTCGCCTGGTTGACCGCCTCGACGGTCATCGCCTGGTATCTTCGCTGA